In the genome of Archaeoglobus neptunius, the window CTCAGCCTCATATAGGCTAAAGGCAGGGCAAACAGAGCGTCATCACTCACCCTGATTTCGTGCCTCAGATAGGCTCCAGCAGCAGGGGCTGTGTACATGTTGGAGATCGTCCTCCCAACTCCGAGATTGTCGTAACCGCCGAGGATGAAGCTGTCCACCTCCCCCCTCTCAATTCCTGCATCTTCCAGAGCCTTTCTTGCAGCTTCGAATGCAACATTGTAGAAAGGTTCCCTGTGAATTCCAAATTCTGTAAAACCTATCCCAACAATTCCGATTCTCAAAAAATCACCTCCCGTACATTTCTTCAATAAATTTTTCATATCGTTTCAAAATTACATGTCTTCGCTTTTTCATCGTCGGAGTGACTTCGCCCTTATCTATTGTGAATGCCTCAGACAGCAGTTTGAACCTCTTAATTCTCTCATGAGATGCGAGCTTGTCGTTAACGCCCTCAACGATTCTACCGTAAATTTCCAGAATCTCCGGGTTTTCCACAAGCCTTTCATCAACCGCCACAATCTCATCCTCTCCAGAAATACCTCTCACAGTCCTCGTCTTTGTTCTGTCGTAGTCTATCTGGCCTTCTTCAGCAACACCAATCAGCATCTCAAAATTCGGAACTATCAGAGCTGTAACGTATGGTCTTCTGTCTCCGATAATGACGGCATCTGAGACAAGCGGATTTTTCAGGAGTTCCTCCTCTATGGGAATTGGAGAAACGTTCTTTCCCGTGTCAAGCACCATTATGTGCTTCTTCCTTCCGAGAAAAATCAGGTATCCATCTTCATCAAACTCGCCCAGATCGCCCGTTTTCAACCACCCGTCGGGGGTGAAGACTTTTCTTGTTTCATCATCTTTTTTCCAGTAACCCTTCATCACGTTGTCTCCTCTGATGAGAATCTCCCCATCATCCGCAATCGCCTCCTCCACTCCGGGAATTGGGGGGCCTACAGTTCCGGGCTTGAATCTGCCAACGGGATTGAGATTGGACGGTGCTGCAACCTCCGTCATTCCATAGCCCTCTATCACAGGAATGCCCATTCCGTTGAACATGTAGGCAAGCTCCTTCTGAAGTTCGGCGGCAGAAGAGCACACGAACCTGACTCGCCGGAGACCAAGATTTTCTCTTATCTTGCTGTAAACAAGCTTATCGGCTAAAAACCTCTTAAAACTGAGCCATACTCCGTATTTCTCGCCTCTGCTCATTTTCTTCCCGCACTCCACTGCAACACTTCTCGACCAGTAGAACAGTTTTTTGGTAAGTCTGGACGATTTCTCCACCCTCTCAAGAATGCCCGCATTAACCCTCTCAAGTATCCTCGGCACAACCACCAGACCGACTGGATTCACAGCCCTTGAAGTTTCAAGAAACTGTTGAGGAGTGCAGAAAACTGCTGTTGCACCCCTCGAAACTCCGGCAAAGAAAACAAGCCTCTGATAGACGTGACTGAGGGGAAGATAGCAGATGTGCGGTTCGCCGGGATAGAAGGGGGTGATGGACATCACAGACAGGGCGTTGAACCTCCAGTTCCAGTGGGTGAGCATTGCACCTTTCGGCTCCCCTGTAGTACCGGATGTGTAAACTATGCTCGCCACATCATCAGGCATTACACTCATCCACCTTTCCCCGTATTCCTCATCCGTCGCTCCACTCAGTTGGCCGATCTCTTCAAGAAAAAACACCTCAACATCTTCTGGAAGGTTGTCAGCATACTTTTTCTCGGTGAAAACCAACCTGCTCTCCGAGTCGTTCAAGATATACCTAACCTGCTGCCTGTTCAGCACACTGTGTATTGTTACAACAATCCCACCGGCAGTCAGAACCGCAAAGTCTGCTATCTCCCACTCGTATCTGGTATCCGCGTAAATCGCAACCCTGTCACCCTTTTCAAGTCCAGAGGAAATCAGAACCTTCGCCAGCTCCTTAACCCTGTCCCCAAACTCCCTGTAACTGATATACTTCAGCTCTCCATCACTCCAGTACCCAATTGCTGGTATATCTGAATGCTTGGCTACTACACTCCAGAACATCTCGCTGAGCGTCTCTTTTCGCTCAATTTTGAGTTCTTCGCCCTTAACGATTTTTCTAAGCCCTGTCATGCTAAATTCTGTAACTCCTCGGCATTCCGAGGATATGCTCCGCTATGTAGTTCAGAGCCATTTGCTGCGTTACTGGAGCGAGCCTCAGCAGATTTACCTCTCTCCACCACCTCTCAACATCATATTCCTTCGCATAACCGTAACCACCAAAGGTCTGCATTGCCCAGTAAACCGCCTTGAGGGAATTTTCAACCGCAACAGCCTTCGCCATATTGGCAGCATCCCCCACTTCTCTGAAAACCGCTGCCATCTCCACCCTCTTTTTTGGATCCCTGACGTCTTCACTCCTGAATTTTGTATCGTAGAGCCACGCAGCTTTGTACATCATCAGTCTGGCACATTCCAGCGCCGCGTAAGCCTCCGCCAGGGGAAACTGCAAGCCCTGATAGCTGCCGATTGGATCAGCAAAAACTTTCCGTTGCTTCGAATACTCCACAGCCTTGCTTATCGCAAGTCTTGCTCCACCTATGGCTCCAGCAGCGGCACTCATTCTTTCCGGATTGAGAACGTCAAGCAAAAGATACCATCCCAAGTCCTTTTCACCCAGAATTGCATCCTCCCCGACACGGAGATTGTTTATACTAATTTCACATGTTTTCGAGAAGTTTATTGCGTGCTTGGGAATTGGGTTCCACTTTACAGCCTCACTGGGCAGATCCACCAGAAACAGGGTTATCCCAAGAGTTCTTTTTGGAGCTTTTTCCGGTGGTGTTGTCCTTGCAACGAGGAGCATCCCCTTTGCCCTGTCAGCACCGCTGATGAAGATCTTGTTTCCGTTTATCACCCACTCATCTCCATCCTTAACCGCTGTGGTTCTTATTGCCAGAGTGTTCGTTCCTGCATCCGGCTCGGTTAAAGCCATACAGAACTCCATCTCACCCCTTGCAATTTTGGGCAGATACTTTTCCTTCTGCTCCTCCGTTCCGTATCTCACTATTGGCAGAGCGCCAAAAACTTCGGTTAAGACAAAATACCACACCCCACCAGCCCCGCATCCATTCGCTGCCAGCTCTTCCATCGCTATTAGCAGTTCTGTCATTCCGTAGCCGCTTCCCCCATACTCCTCCGGAATCACTATACCCATGAAGCCCGCATCCGCAATTGCTCTGAAGAACTCCTCAGCAAACTCTCCGTTCTCCTCCTTCTCCCTCCAGTACTCGGGCGGGAAGTCCTTTGCTATGTCTCTCGCAGCGTTGGCAATCATCCTCTGCTCATCGGTAAATTCGAAGTTCATCTTATCACCCCTCTTATCCCTTTTTCTTCACAGCCACCCTCAGAATGCAGTTCATCACCACGTCCCCGGTCTGTTTCTCCACACTTGCCTCGATCTTCACAACTCCAAACTGTCCCCTGTCCTGCTTCTCCACAACTTTCGCCCTTGCCTTTATCGTATCGCCAATGAAAACGGGATTTGTGAAGCGAAGTCTGTCAATACCGTAAAAGGCCACTACAGTTTCCTCCAAAAATCCGAGCCTCATCAACAATCCGCTCATCACGGAGAGTGTCAGCAGTCCATGAGCGATTCTCTGCCCGAATATCGTGTTTTTAGCATATTCCGCATCAACATGTATGGGATTCCAGTCTCCGGTAAGAGATGCGAACATAACTATGTCTGCTTCGGTTATGGTTCTGCCAGCAGACACAAGCTCCATTCCCTCCTGAAAATCCTCAAAATACATACTTTCCATTTTCAATCCCCCTCCATCTTCTCTAAATAGGGCTTTGCAGCCTCAACCACCCTGAAAACAGCATCGGGATTCATGATGCTGTCAAGGTTAACAGCCTTCTCCACTTCCCACCCCAGCAGAATCTTCTTTATCGGCACCTCCAGCTTCTTATAGTTGAGCGTCATCGGGACATCAGGAACCTGAATTATGTAGTCGGCAACAAAGTAGGCACCGAGATTTTCCCTCAAAGCCCTGTTGATCTTCTCCTTAAGCTCCTCAGTAAGCTCCAATCCATGTGCAAGAACAACGAACAGGAATATTTTGCCCTTAACCTCAACCACAAGGCTGTTTATCACCTCATCAAGCCCCTCGACAACCTTGTAGAAGTCAAGGGTACCCATCCTCACACCCTTCCTTTTTATCGTCGAATCCGATCTTCCGAAGATAATGGCCGTCCCTCTGTCCGTGACCATCAACCAGTCACCGTGCCACCACACGTTTGGAAACATGCTGAAGTAGCTCTCCCTGTACCAGCTGTAGTCCTCATCATTCCAGAAGTAGAGTGGCATTGAAGGCATCGGCAATTCTACAACCAGCTCACCAACTTCGTTTATTACCGGTTTGCCCTCGATGTTGTAAGCCTCAACCTTCGTTCCAAGCCATCTGCACTGCAACTCTCCGCTCCAGACAGGCAGTATCGGACAGCCCCCAACAAAGCCGGTCATCACATCGGTCCCACCGCTTGCAGAGTTCAGCCACACATCCTCCTTGACTTTCCTGTAAACCCACTCGAATCCCTCAGGCGAAAGCGGTGCTGCAGTTGAACCTATCATCCTGACACTGCTCAGATCGTACTGCGAACCGGGCTCAAGTCCGAATTTCATGCATCCGTGCAGGAAAGGAGCACTTGTTCCAAAAATGTTCAGTTTCTCCTTCTCACATATCTGCCAGAGAGGCTGTAAGAAGTTGTAGAGGGGGCTGCCATCGTAAAACACAATTGTTGTTCCAGCCAGCAGGCCGCTCACGACAGTATTCCACATCATCCAGGATGGAGGAGAGTACCAGAGAAACCTGTCTCCCTCCTTGAAATCCATATGGAATGAGCCTTTGAAAATCTCAACCGTAATTCCCCCATGCCCGTGCACTATCGGTTTTGGGATTCCCGTAGTGCCTGAAGTGTAGAGAACCCATAGCGGATGGTCGAAGGGTACGGGCTCAAAGGTCAGCTTCTCTCTACTTTCCACAGTCTCAGGCCATAAATGAACCGGAATGTCCAGTTCAAGCTCATGGCTCTCGTACAGGTTGGGCACCAGAACAACTCTTTCAAGACTTGGAATGCCCTTAACCACCGTCTTAATGTCCTCGAGCTTGTTGAACTCTCTTCCGTTGTAGAAGTAGCCGTCAACAGCTATGAGAACCTTCGGGTCGAGCTGCTTGAATCTGTCAATTACAGCCCTTGGTGCAACCTCACCACCAACAGCCGCCCATATCGCACCGATACTTGCAGTGGCAAGCAGGGCAATAACCGCTTCGGGAACCTGACTGCAATAGGCCACAACCCTGTCTCCCTTCCTGACTCCCATCTCCTTCAGCCATGCTGCAAAGCTTGCGGTCTGCTTTTCCAGCTCAGACCAGCTTAAAGCCCTCCTGACCTCATCTTCCCGCACGTAAACAACAGCCTCTCCTTCACCAGCCTTCAGAAAAGCATGCTCCGCATAGTTCAGCGTCGCCCCCTCAAACCATTTCGCTCCCGGCATCTTTCTCTCATCCAGCACAGCCCTGTAATCGCTGTAACTCTTGATGTCAAAAAACTCCCAAACACTCTCCCAGAAATCCTCCAGCCTATCGCAGGACCAGTTCCAGATTCTCCTGTAATTCTCCACATTTTCCTTTGCACTTTCCGAAACCTCAAAATCCAATCCTCTGTTTGCGGAAAGCCACTCAACGAACTCCGCCAGATTCGAATTCCTTATAAAATCCGAGTCCGGCTCCCACAAAATTTTTGGTTCCATAATCTCCCTCCAATTTATAACATTTAATGAGCATATTTAAATTCATTATCATCTTAAAAAATTAGGTTATGAGCATGTTTGAGTATCAGGGCAGTATGAGGTCTTTGTACCTGTCTCTCAACACCCTCTTGTTTATCTTACCCACTGTTGTTTTGGGAATTTCATCCACAACAAAAACCCTATCGGGAAGCCACCACTTTGGAATTTTTCCTGTCTCTACAAAATTCTTCATCAGGAAATCAATTATTTCTTGCTCCGTTACACCTTTTCCGGGTTTTGGAACGACAACCGCTATCGGTCTCTCACTCCATTTCTCACTCCTTACACCAATCACAGCAGCTTCGCTGACTGCCGGATGCTCTAAAATTAAACCTTCAAGCCTTATTGAGCTTATCCATTCGCCTCCGCTCTTTATTACATCCTTCGCCCTGTCCAGAATCAGAATGTAGCCCTCCTCGTCCCACACTCCCAGATCGCCGGTGTGGAACCACCCCTCATTATCCCAAGACTCAGACGTCTTCTCCGGGTTCTTCCAGTAGCCTTCCGTCAAACCGGGGCTTCTGATTAGAATCTCACCCATTGTTTTGAAGTCTCTCTCCACTTCATTTCCTTCCCCATCTACTATTTTGATTTCCACAAACGGTGCAGGCAAACCCGCTTTGTTCAGATACTCCACCTGCTTCTCCCATCCCCAATACAGCATGTGATCCTTGAGCACAGCAAAGGTGAAGCCTACACCCTCAGACATCCCGAATGCTTCAATCATCTTGATTCCCAGCTCCCTTGCCCTCTCGAACAGCACTCTCTGCGGATGTTCTCCATCACACACAAACTTGAACCTGGACAGAGCATCCCTGTAGTTCTCCACGTCAGGATAGTCGAGGAGCATTTTCAGAAATACCGGAACCCCGCCCGCATAAGTGACACCCTCATTTTTAATGAGGTCGAGCATAACCTTTGGCTCATATCTTCCCGGCAAAACCTGCTTCATCCCCAGCATCGTCGCCAGATACGGAAACGTCCAGCCCATTCCGTGGAAGAATGGTGGAATATGCATGATCACATCTGCAGAGCTTAATCTGGCCGGTGATATATTTGCCGAGAGTGCCAGACCGTTGATGATGGCCTGCATAACCACCTGTCTGTGGGAGAAGTGCACGGCTTTGGGCAAACCGGTAGTGCCGGATGTAAAGTAAACAATTGCAGTTTCATTCTCACTGAGTTCTGGAAACTCGTAGCCTGACCCCTCTTTTATCAAATCCTCCCAGAAGTAAAGGGGCTTGAGAGTTGTCTCAACCTTGTCAATATCATCTCCGGTAACTATCCACCCTTTGACCGACGGTACATGTGGAGCGAGTTTCTCGGCCAGAGGCAGAAACTCGTCTCTGATTACCACAAAGTCGTCTTCGACATAACGCATCGTGTAAACTATCTCCTCAGGAGCGAGTCGAAGATTGACGCAGTGCAGAATAGATCCCATCATGGGGATGGCAAACATCCCCTCCAGATACTGGTGGGTGTTCCAGTCAATGAAGGCAATCTTCGAATTTTTAGCACCCATACTCTCCAATGAGCTAGCAATCCTCTGAAGTCTTTCATAAAACTCTCTGTAGGTGTATCTGACGACGTCCCTGTAGACAATTTCCTTTTCCGCATACGCATGCAGTGGAAAAAACAGGGTCTTCTTTACCGAAAGGTTGTATTTCAGGTTCATATTTCCACCTCCGAATCTTAACATTTAATAGTTTGAGTATTTTTAAATATTTTATCAGCATGTATAAGTGTCCCTGCTCAAGGAAAAACGAAAGATTTATTGTGTATAATATTTGATACGTATTCATGCCAAAAAGGAGGCTCCAGACGACACTTTCAGATGAGGCTTTCAGAATTATTGAAAAATACAAGGAGAAATATGGAAACATAAACGAGGTCCTGGAGGAGGCGCTAAGACTTTTAGATCGGAAAGATAAAAGCTTGAACGAGGACGACCTTCTACTCATAAGCCTGATTCAGGACCTTGATTTTACAGGGTGTGGGAGAAGTCAGTACATGTACCTCATACTTGGTGACAAGGAGAAGGCAATTGAAGAGAGTATGATGGAAACCGCCGTGGAGTGGTTTCTTAAAAAGCCGTTTCCGGAAATAGAGCTGGAGGAGTTTCTTGAAACAGTAAGGAGAGGTTGGAAGATCCTTAACAGAGTAGACTACGTTGAGATTACGAAAGGTGAGAACTGGATACAGTTTTTCTGTGAACACACGATGAGGAGAAGGGAAGTTAGCGAGTTTCTGGCAAGGCACATCCTCAATATTTACGAAAAGTATTACAGAGAAGGATGGAAAGTCGTTAAGAGTGTCTCAACCAATGGTTTTACTCTTAAGTTCTACAGAAAAGAGTGACTATTTTTCATGAGCATATATGCTCATGTAAAATCCTTAAAAATTTAATATTTGCTCATCCGATTTAGAATTGGTGGTAACGTGAGTGTTGATAGGTACGATGGTCTTCCATTTATTGCGAGGTTCAGGTGGTACACGGGAAAGATAACAGAGAGATTTTACAGAAATTTTGCAGAAAAAAAGATATTAGCCGCAAGGTGTGAAAAGTGTGGATACACGGTCGTACCACCCCGTGCAGTTTGTCCAAAATGCAGCTCCAGACTTTCTGAAGAGCATCTCGTGGAACTGAACGGTAAAGGTGTTGTTTTGAGCTATACAGTTGTAAGAAAGAAGCTCGATGGAAAGGGAAACTACGTTGAAATGGAAAAACCAGTAATAATAGCAGCCATAAAGCTGGACGGGGCCGATTCACAGATATTTTCAAAGCTAGGTGAGGTGTGGGAGAAAGACGTCCGTATAGGTCTGGAGGTCGTGCCAGTGTGGGCTGAGAAGCGGGAAGGTAAGCCTTCAGATCTGTTATACTTCAAACCGAGGTGAATGTGATGGTTGCCATTGTTGGTTACGCCGTAAGCAATCTCGAATGGGATGTGAACAAGACGAGAGAAGAGGCTGTTTTTGAGGTCGCAAAGGCAGCTTTGAAGAGTGCCGGTATAAGCAGAGAAGATGTGGGAACCGTAATATCTGCCTCGTCCGACTTTCTGGACGGGAGAACGATATCGAACTGCATGCTGATAGGTGCAAGTGGAGCCTACCTCAGAGACGAGAGCAAAGCTGAGGAGGATGGGTTGTATGCTGCACTCTATGCAATTCAGAGGCTGATGGCCGGTGTGCATGACATAGCTCTGGTCGTCGCCCATACCCATAGCTGGATATTCAATCCCCATCAGGTTACGAGATATATGCTGGAACCCTGGTTCGACAGACAGAATGACATGCTCGATGGAATTACCATAGCAGCACTGCAGATGAGGATGTACATGGCCAGACACGGAGTGTATGAGGAGGACGTGGCGGAAGTTTCAGTTAAAAACCTAAGAAATGCAAGCAAGATTTCCCACACTTTTAGAAAGATGCCCGACGTGACCGTTGAAGACGTGCTGACTTCTGAAGTGTATGCAGAACCGGTAACTGACTTAATGATTTCGCCTCCATGCGATGGTGCTGCGGCGGTGGTTATTGCCTCTGATGAGGCGGCGAAAGGTTTTGATGACCCTGTCTGGGTTAAAGGAGTGGGAAACGCATGCGACAGCTACCTTAGAGATAGAGATCTGGCGAGACTGACGTCTCTCGAAATTGCAGCCAGAAAAGCATACAGGATGGCGGGAATCGAGGAACCGTTCAGGGAAATTGACGTAGCAGAGATAACCGAGAGATTTGCCCATCAGGAGATTATGACCTATGAGGCTCTTGGATTCTGCAGAAAGGGGAACGGCGTGAGACTGCTGGAGGAGGGGATGACAGAAGTATACGGAGATTTGCCCACCAATCCAAGTGGAGGAGCTTTGGCAGGAGACCCGATATGTGCAACGGGTTTGATAAGGCTGATTGAGGCTGTGAGACAGATCAGGGGTGAGGCGGAAAACCAGGTCGAGGATTGCAGAACTGCACTGGCCCACACTCAGTGGGGAATTGCTGCCCAGAAGAATCTCGTTCTTATTTTGGGGGATGAGCCATGAGGAGAAATGTTGCGATAATCGGATGCGGACAGGCAAAGCATGGCAGGAGAACCGATGTCAATCAGGCGGAGCTTGTTGCTGAGGCCGTGTGGGCTGCGATAGAGGATGCAGGAATCTCCCCTGAGGATGTCGAAGCCTACGCTGTTGGAAACATGCAGGGTTTTGGCGGTATAGCACAGCCAGACCTTGTGTTTGCGGACTATATTGGGGCTGCTGGTAAGCCCATACAGAGAGTAGCGACCGGAGGGACTGTTGGAGGGTCCACAGCCCATCTAGGTTATTATGAAGTTGCCTCAGGAATGTATGATGTTGTCCTTGCTGTCTCATGGGAGAAGCACAGTGACAGTGCTGAACCTGGTGCCACCACGGGGCTGCTGCACGTTGCTTTTGCCAATCTCAGCTACATGATGAGAATTGGAATGGACATGAGGAGTTTTGCGATAATGGGACTGGCCGGAGCTGCAGCAGGAATATCAGCCTATCAGGCAGCATTTTACATGGCAAGATCGGGGTGCCGGATAGACCACTTCGATATGGTTGCTGCAAAGGCAAGAAGGAATGCTGCAAAGAACAGGTATGCCCACCTAAAATGGCCCGGATGCACAGCAGAGGACATAGCGAAGACTGAGATGCTGATCTGGCCCATGCGCTTTGGTCACGTATGTCCCGCCAGTGACGGAGCCTCCTGCGTGATTTACGCCAGTGAAGATGCTGTGAAAAAGCTTGCAGTCGAGAGACCGGTGGCTTGGGTGAAGGGAGTGGCCGCTTACGCTGATGAAGAAGCAGATCAGGGAGAGAGCTATCAGGGGACTGCAGTAATCGACTACTCGGATCAGACCGGAGCCATTTTGTCGGCGAAGAAAGCGTACGAGAGAGCCGGAATCAAAGACCCCAGAAAGGAGATAGATGTTGCAGAAATCTACGCCCCGTTCCCACACCAGGAACTGATGTTCAGCGAAAGATTGGGGTTTTTCGACGACGGAACGGCCTGGAAGGCAGTTGAGGAAGGAATTACAGAGATCGATGGTGACTTTCCAATTTGTCCCTCCGGTGGAGTTAATGCAACCAACGCAATAGGCTCTTCAGGGATGCAGAGGGTTGTTGAGGCAGCATTGCAGATAATGGGTAAAGCTGAGGAGCATCAGGTGCCAAAGGACGTCAGAAATGCAGTTGCACATGCATGGGGCGGACAGGTTCAGTTCAACACGATTATGGTGCTGGGAGATAAGCCAAAGAGGTGATGGTATGGGGCTGATCAAGGAGAAATATGAAAAGACCATGCAGGTTGAGGGAGAGTGGAATGTAGGAGCATACAGATGGAAAGCTCCAGCTGGATATCTTGACGAGTTCGTGAGAAATTTCAGAGACAGGAAAATCACTGGAACGCTCTGTAAAGAGTGTGGAAGAGTTTATGTACCACCAAGAGAGATCTGTGCTCGCTGTTTTACCGAAATAACGGAGAAGGTTGAGGTAAGTCAGTACGGAGAAGTTCTCGCCTTCCTAGTTTCCCCGCCGCTCCAGAAAGGGAAGGTGATTATCGCAGGAATCGACGCAGTTGAGGCAGGATTCCTGAAAGAAGGGGAAAGGGTGATACTTGCGATGGTGAGGTTCGAGGGGACTTCATCGTCAATGGTTTTGCCTCTGCTCAACGTTGAACCGGGAAAAGTGAGAGTGGGGATGAAAGTTAAAGCTGTGTGGGCTGAGGAGTGCAAAGGGGTGTTAGCAGATCTGCTCGGAGTGAAACCGGCTTATGATGTAAGGTTTGAATGAGTTATAATTTTTTCACTATTCTCTCTGCACGCATGCGTTAATCTACGAGTATATCCAAAGCCGAAAACGAAATTCGCGCTGAGCGCAAAAGCAAAATTAAGTTTCATGTATATAACTTTTTATAAATTATTAAAAAATAACTAAAGCTAAGCTTGTTTGATTCTGCCAGAGAGTTTGTTTACTGGCATAACTATGTGAAGCCACACATGATCCTGAATTTTGATGAACTTAGCCTTATCAGGCTTTTCTCAGGAAGCTGCCTGCCGAAAGGGTGTTTTATTACACCAGGTTGTTTGAGTAGTGAAATTGTTTCGGGTATCACACTAACCCCATACCCACCTATATGCGTTTTATTGGATTTGGTGGGGTGGTTTTAGAATAGGAGTGGCCTGGTAAGGGTCTCATTTTACACATACCAATGAAAATCACGAGCCAGAAAAAACTAACTCTGAGCACAGATAAAATCTTATCAATGCGTCGAGAGCTTGGTCTATCCGCTTTTCTCGAACTGCAGCTCAGACAGTATTTAGCAGTGATCAAAACCGGGTTATATGAGACGCCGGGGGTGGGATTTGAACCCACGCGGGCAAATGCCCAGTGGATCTCGAGTCCACCGCAGTGGCCTGGCTCTGCAACCCCGGCTTAATCCAGATTCGTCCGGGCTGATTTTAATCTTTCCCCTAACAAAACCCTTATATACACCTCTAAATGAGGGTTATGAAATTTAAAGGAGGGTTAGAATTGGCCGAAATAACAGAAGTTAGGATATATAAAGCGAAGGGAAACGGAAGCGTAAAGGCGTTTGCCTCCGTTAGCTTTGACAACGAGTTTGTTGTGAAAGGCTTGAGGGTTGTAGAAGGAGAAAGGGGTCTCTGGGTTAGTATGCCCAGTAGAAAAATGAAGGATGGTAGCTTTCAGGATGTTTTCCATCCAGTAAGCAAGGAGGCGAGAGATAAAATTGTGGAAGCGGTTTTGAAAGCATACCACGAGCAGGAGTAAATTTCTGAGTAACTTTTATAATCTTTTTGTCCTTCATCTGCCACAGCGTATAACTGGTGCTACAGGACGCAGATTATGCCCCGGACATAACCGAGCCGAATGTCAGAGTGTAGCAAAAATTAAATCCACTTCCGTTTAGGTTCAAACATGAGAGTTTTCGCACTTGTATTCTTAATACTTATATTTTCTCTACCTGTTCAGGCAGAAGAACTGAAAATTGCAAGAGTTGAAGTTAGAGGAGAAATAAACGAGGGTACTTACCTAACACTTCAGCATGCATATGATTTTGCTCAAAAAGAGAAATGTAATGCGATTTTTGTCGTTCTAGACACTCCCGGTGGCGTTCTAAGCTCAACACAAAAGATTGTGCAGCTTTTCATGAACAGCGAGATACCGGTCATCGTATTCGTCCCACGAGGAGGTATGTGCGCCTCTGCAGGATCCATAATCCTTCTCTCTGCCCATATTGCAGTAATGGCAAATGGAACTGCTGTTGGCGCTGCAACTCCAGTGAATATCGGATTTGGTTCCCCGACTGTCGAAAAAAAGACTGTTAACTACATTGCCGGGTATGTTAAGGACATCGCAAGTGCCAGAGGAAGAAATCCTGAGGTTGCAGAGAAGTTCGTTACGCAGGCTCTGACTCTGACTGCAGGTGAGGCTTTGAAGGAGCACATAATTGACTACCTAGCTGATAACGAAGTGGAAGCAATTGAAAAGCTCAATGGCAAAAGTGTGATTGTTAATGGCCGGGAGATAACCTTCAATTTTGATTCTTACAGAGTTCTGAATGTAAATAAACCAATTCAGGCCAGTATCTATGAAGCCA includes:
- a CDS encoding long-chain-fatty-acid--CoA ligase codes for the protein MNLKYNLSVKKTLFFPLHAYAEKEIVYRDVVRYTYREFYERLQRIASSLESMGAKNSKIAFIDWNTHQYLEGMFAIPMMGSILHCVNLRLAPEEIVYTMRYVEDDFVVIRDEFLPLAEKLAPHVPSVKGWIVTGDDIDKVETTLKPLYFWEDLIKEGSGYEFPELSENETAIVYFTSGTTGLPKAVHFSHRQVVMQAIINGLALSANISPARLSSADVIMHIPPFFHGMGWTFPYLATMLGMKQVLPGRYEPKVMLDLIKNEGVTYAGGVPVFLKMLLDYPDVENYRDALSRFKFVCDGEHPQRVLFERARELGIKMIEAFGMSEGVGFTFAVLKDHMLYWGWEKQVEYLNKAGLPAPFVEIKIVDGEGNEVERDFKTMGEILIRSPGLTEGYWKNPEKTSESWDNEGWFHTGDLGVWDEEGYILILDRAKDVIKSGGEWISSIRLEGLILEHPAVSEAAVIGVRSEKWSERPIAVVVPKPGKGVTEQEIIDFLMKNFVETGKIPKWWLPDRVFVVDEIPKTTVGKINKRVLRDRYKDLILP
- a CDS encoding acyl-CoA dehydrogenase family protein, with amino-acid sequence MNFEFTDEQRMIANAARDIAKDFPPEYWREKEENGEFAEEFFRAIADAGFMGIVIPEEYGGSGYGMTELLIAMEELAANGCGAGGVWYFVLTEVFGALPIVRYGTEEQKEKYLPKIARGEMEFCMALTEPDAGTNTLAIRTTAVKDGDEWVINGNKIFISGADRAKGMLLVARTTPPEKAPKRTLGITLFLVDLPSEAVKWNPIPKHAINFSKTCEISINNLRVGEDAILGEKDLGWYLLLDVLNPERMSAAAGAIGGARLAISKAVEYSKQRKVFADPIGSYQGLQFPLAEAYAALECARLMMYKAAWLYDTKFRSEDVRDPKKRVEMAAVFREVGDAANMAKAVAVENSLKAVYWAMQTFGGYGYAKEYDVERWWREVNLLRLAPVTQQMALNYIAEHILGMPRSYRI
- a CDS encoding MaoC family dehydratase produces the protein MESMYFEDFQEGMELVSAGRTITEADIVMFASLTGDWNPIHVDAEYAKNTIFGQRIAHGLLTLSVMSGLLMRLGFLEETVVAFYGIDRLRFTNPVFIGDTIKARAKVVEKQDRGQFGVVKIEASVEKQTGDVVMNCILRVAVKKKG
- a CDS encoding AMP-dependent synthetase/ligase, giving the protein MTGLRKIVKGEELKIERKETLSEMFWSVVAKHSDIPAIGYWSDGELKYISYREFGDRVKELAKVLISSGLEKGDRVAIYADTRYEWEIADFAVLTAGGIVVTIHSVLNRQQVRYILNDSESRLVFTEKKYADNLPEDVEVFFLEEIGQLSGATDEEYGERWMSVMPDDVASIVYTSGTTGEPKGAMLTHWNWRFNALSVMSITPFYPGEPHICYLPLSHVYQRLVFFAGVSRGATAVFCTPQQFLETSRAVNPVGLVVVPRILERVNAGILERVEKSSRLTKKLFYWSRSVAVECGKKMSRGEKYGVWLSFKRFLADKLVYSKIRENLGLRRVRFVCSSAAELQKELAYMFNGMGIPVIEGYGMTEVAAPSNLNPVGRFKPGTVGPPIPGVEEAIADDGEILIRGDNVMKGYWKKDDETRKVFTPDGWLKTGDLGEFDEDGYLIFLGRKKHIMVLDTGKNVSPIPIEEELLKNPLVSDAVIIGDRRPYVTALIVPNFEMLIGVAEEGQIDYDRTKTRTVRGISGEDEIVAVDERLVENPEILEIYGRIVEGVNDKLASHERIKRFKLLSEAFTIDKGEVTPTMKKRRHVILKRYEKFIEEMYGR
- a CDS encoding acetoacetate--CoA ligase, producing the protein MEPKILWEPDSDFIRNSNLAEFVEWLSANRGLDFEVSESAKENVENYRRIWNWSCDRLEDFWESVWEFFDIKSYSDYRAVLDERKMPGAKWFEGATLNYAEHAFLKAGEGEAVVYVREDEVRRALSWSELEKQTASFAAWLKEMGVRKGDRVVAYCSQVPEAVIALLATASIGAIWAAVGGEVAPRAVIDRFKQLDPKVLIAVDGYFYNGREFNKLEDIKTVVKGIPSLERVVLVPNLYESHELELDIPVHLWPETVESREKLTFEPVPFDHPLWVLYTSGTTGIPKPIVHGHGGITVEIFKGSFHMDFKEGDRFLWYSPPSWMMWNTVVSGLLAGTTIVFYDGSPLYNFLQPLWQICEKEKLNIFGTSAPFLHGCMKFGLEPGSQYDLSSVRMIGSTAAPLSPEGFEWVYRKVKEDVWLNSASGGTDVMTGFVGGCPILPVWSGELQCRWLGTKVEAYNIEGKPVINEVGELVVELPMPSMPLYFWNDEDYSWYRESYFSMFPNVWWHGDWLMVTDRGTAIIFGRSDSTIKRKGVRMGTLDFYKVVEGLDEVINSLVVEVKGKIFLFVVLAHGLELTEELKEKINRALRENLGAYFVADYIIQVPDVPMTLNYKKLEVPIKKILLGWEVEKAVNLDSIMNPDAVFRVVEAAKPYLEKMEGD